Proteins from a genomic interval of Streptomyces sp. NBC_01445:
- a CDS encoding putative T7SS-secreted protein — protein sequence MGIGDWADKGLGALEDGWDNGKKALGEGVEWGAHKLGDGLEYVGADWAADKVEDLGDSVASDLGAAVDEQQLGETEQANELIHGDPGDIRASASHLKDFHKAFDKVSGGMRTLDSSHWKGRAADAFRKKFAMHPSKWLHAADACDKAGKALDSYADTVKWAQGQAQDAIDLYKKGKGASDKAVEAYNKRVDTYNSALKADKDPGPRPEPFKDPGAADVKHAREKLGEARRQRNEAGATATHAIKAALAHAPAEPPPLDRLKSEVTDGVQSTGTELTHVVGGVLKGTAGLLNFARGLNPEDPYNITHPAAYKQNINLTLAGLASTATHPDRAAKDAYQSLKKDPSEFFGRMLPEMFGSKGLGLAKSGLRAGVEHGMKEAAEAGARRSARRTLGEDPAEHSREPKSVEHKGTDPVDLATGKMFLPQTDVALPGTLPLVFTRRVESGYHLGRWFGPSWSSTVDQRLEIDAEGVVLVTAEGLLLPYPHPAPGLPTLPTHGPRHPLDRVDDGYTITDPVTGRVWHFADRGTDLAVLEQIDDRNGNWLTFEYDAEGTPLGIVHSGGYHLKVTAEGGRVRSLHLAGAGTDGSDEELTRYGYSADGHLTEVTNSSGLPMRFTYDDEGRVTSWTDTNDRSYTYEYDDQDRCVAEGGSEGHMSLRLAYAGPDPETGLRLTTTTTGEGHTRRFLINDAWQVIAETDPLGATTRYERDRYNRLLSQTDPLGHMTSFRYDEAGNLILAVRPDGRETKAEYDDHGLPVKVTGPDGTVHRQTYDECGNRTSVTGSSGQTTRFSYDEAGRLTAVTDPLGHLTTVRCDGAGLPVSIADPLGAVTRYERDAFGRPVSITDPLGATTHLEWTAEGRLSRRTAPDGTSESWTYDGEGNCTTHTDAMGGLSSYEYTHFDLLTARTGPDGVRYEFAHDHELRLTQVTNPQGLTWSYAYDPAGRLISETDFDDRVLTYTHDTAGRLTSRTNALGQRITFERNELGQTTRKDADGRVTTYAYDLTDQLAQATDPDATLTLLRDRHGRLRSETVNGRVLTYAYDELGRRTGRTTPTGATSSWTYDAVGNRSQMTMSGRTIDFAYDQAGRELARHIGDSLTVANAFDDLGHLTTQSVTASDTNGHRRIQSRTYTYRADGNLIGIDDQLAGSRHFDVNDAGRVTAVHAANWTESYAYDEAGNQTAASWPADHPGHEATGPRTYTGTRITRAGGVRYEHDALGRVTLRQKTRLSRKPDTWRYEWDAEDRLTSTVTPDGTRWRYTYDPLGRRTAKLRLAADGETVVERVDFTWDGTTLCEQTTTSPELPHPVTLTWDHQGLRPIAQTERISAAGADTPQSEIDSRFFAIVTDLVGTPSELVDEQGEIAWHTRSTLWGTTAWSSDSTTYTPLRFPGQYFDPETGLHYNYFRHYDPETARYLSADPLGLTPAPNPAAYIDNPHTWTDPLGLAPDYHEFHTVQDPQNAARLKRDGTPWPDAENRGHYGEGVYSWETRAEAERYAERLRSRGAEVEVMTFKISDHDFSGLKKIDLFKLNEQAAENFANAHSRLWGDGLPHDFDYIRAPTGMGPENVFNKRIFHLLNFGD from the coding sequence ATGGGAATCGGTGACTGGGCCGACAAGGGCCTGGGCGCCCTGGAAGACGGCTGGGACAACGGCAAGAAGGCCCTCGGTGAAGGTGTCGAGTGGGGTGCCCACAAGCTCGGGGACGGACTCGAGTACGTGGGCGCCGACTGGGCCGCCGACAAGGTCGAGGATCTCGGCGACTCCGTCGCCTCCGATCTGGGCGCCGCGGTCGACGAACAGCAGCTCGGCGAGACCGAGCAGGCCAACGAGCTCATCCACGGCGACCCCGGAGACATCCGCGCGAGTGCGAGCCATCTGAAGGACTTCCACAAGGCCTTCGACAAGGTCAGTGGGGGGATGCGCACCCTGGACTCCTCTCATTGGAAGGGCAGGGCGGCCGACGCCTTCCGCAAGAAGTTCGCCATGCACCCCTCCAAGTGGCTGCACGCGGCGGACGCCTGCGACAAGGCAGGCAAGGCCCTGGACAGCTACGCGGACACGGTCAAGTGGGCCCAGGGCCAGGCGCAGGATGCCATCGACCTGTACAAGAAGGGTAAGGGCGCCTCCGACAAAGCGGTGGAGGCGTACAACAAGCGGGTCGACACCTACAACAGTGCGCTGAAGGCCGACAAGGATCCCGGCCCGCGCCCTGAGCCGTTCAAGGACCCCGGCGCGGCCGACGTCAAGCACGCGCGGGAGAAGCTCGGGGAGGCGCGTCGCCAGCGCAACGAGGCGGGTGCGACCGCGACGCACGCGATCAAGGCCGCCCTGGCCCACGCACCGGCCGAGCCTCCGCCGCTCGATCGCCTCAAGTCCGAAGTCACGGACGGTGTCCAATCCACCGGTACGGAGCTCACCCACGTCGTGGGCGGCGTGCTCAAGGGGACCGCGGGCCTGCTCAATTTCGCCCGCGGCCTCAACCCGGAGGACCCGTACAACATCACGCACCCGGCCGCGTACAAGCAGAACATCAACCTGACCCTGGCCGGTCTGGCGTCCACCGCCACACATCCCGACCGTGCGGCGAAGGACGCGTATCAGAGCCTCAAGAAAGACCCTTCCGAGTTCTTTGGCCGCATGTTGCCGGAAATGTTCGGCAGCAAGGGGCTCGGGCTCGCCAAGAGCGGGCTCCGGGCCGGGGTCGAGCACGGGATGAAGGAGGCCGCTGAGGCGGGGGCGCGGCGTTCGGCACGGCGTACGCTGGGTGAGGACCCCGCGGAGCATTCCCGCGAACCGAAGTCGGTGGAGCACAAGGGCACCGACCCCGTCGATCTCGCGACCGGGAAGATGTTCCTGCCCCAGACCGATGTCGCGCTGCCGGGCACCCTGCCGCTCGTCTTCACCCGGCGCGTGGAGTCCGGCTACCACCTGGGCCGCTGGTTCGGCCCCTCCTGGTCATCGACGGTCGACCAGCGCCTGGAGATCGACGCGGAGGGCGTCGTCCTCGTCACCGCCGAGGGTCTGCTCCTCCCCTACCCACACCCGGCACCGGGCCTGCCCACGTTGCCCACTCACGGCCCGCGCCATCCGCTGGACCGCGTGGACGACGGCTACACGATCACTGATCCGGTGACGGGACGTGTCTGGCACTTCGCCGACCGCGGCACCGATCTGGCCGTCCTGGAACAGATCGACGACCGCAACGGCAACTGGCTGACCTTCGAGTACGACGCCGAAGGAACGCCCCTCGGGATCGTCCACAGCGGCGGATACCACCTGAAGGTGACGGCCGAGGGCGGCCGGGTCAGGTCCCTGCACCTCGCGGGGGCCGGGACGGACGGCTCGGACGAGGAACTGACCCGCTACGGCTACTCCGCCGACGGCCACCTGACCGAGGTCACCAACTCCTCCGGCCTGCCCATGCGTTTCACGTACGACGACGAAGGCCGGGTCACTTCCTGGACGGACACGAACGACCGGTCGTACACGTACGAGTACGACGACCAGGACCGATGCGTGGCCGAGGGCGGATCCGAGGGCCATATGAGCCTGCGGCTCGCGTACGCCGGGCCGGACCCGGAAACGGGCCTGCGGCTGACCACCACGACGACCGGCGAGGGCCACACACGCCGGTTCCTGATCAACGACGCCTGGCAGGTGATCGCCGAGACGGATCCGCTCGGCGCGACCACCCGCTATGAGCGCGACCGGTACAACCGCCTGCTGTCGCAGACGGACCCGCTCGGCCACATGACGTCCTTCCGCTACGACGAGGCGGGGAACCTGATCCTGGCCGTCAGGCCGGACGGCCGCGAGACCAAGGCCGAGTACGACGATCACGGGCTGCCGGTCAAGGTGACCGGTCCCGACGGTACGGTTCACCGCCAGACGTACGACGAGTGCGGCAACCGCACGTCGGTGACCGGCTCTTCCGGGCAGACGACCCGTTTCAGCTACGACGAAGCGGGCCGCCTCACGGCGGTCACCGACCCGCTCGGGCACCTCACGACGGTCCGCTGCGACGGAGCCGGACTCCCCGTCTCGATCGCGGACCCACTGGGTGCGGTGACACGGTACGAACGGGACGCCTTCGGCAGACCCGTCTCCATCACCGACCCGCTCGGCGCGACGACCCACCTGGAGTGGACGGCAGAGGGCAGGCTCTCCCGCCGGACGGCTCCTGACGGCACGAGCGAATCGTGGACCTACGACGGCGAGGGCAACTGCACGACGCACACGGACGCCATGGGCGGGCTCTCGTCGTACGAGTACACACACTTCGACCTGCTCACGGCGCGGACGGGTCCCGACGGCGTGCGGTACGAATTCGCCCACGACCACGAACTCCGCCTCACTCAGGTCACCAACCCACAGGGCCTGACGTGGAGTTACGCGTACGACCCGGCCGGACGTCTCATATCGGAGACGGACTTCGACGACCGCGTCCTCACGTACACCCATGACACGGCGGGCCGCCTCACCTCCCGCACAAATGCCCTCGGCCAGCGAATCACCTTCGAGCGAAACGAACTGGGCCAGACAACGCGCAAGGATGCGGACGGCCGGGTCACGACATACGCGTACGACCTGACGGACCAGCTCGCACAGGCCACCGACCCGGACGCGACGCTCACGCTCCTCCGGGACCGTCACGGCAGGCTCAGATCGGAGACGGTCAACGGCCGCGTACTCACGTACGCGTACGACGAGCTGGGTCGCCGCACCGGCCGCACGACGCCCACGGGCGCAACGAGCTCATGGACGTACGACGCGGTCGGCAACCGCAGCCAGATGACGATGTCGGGCCGCACCATCGACTTCGCGTACGACCAGGCGGGACGCGAACTCGCGCGCCACATAGGCGATTCCCTCACCGTCGCAAACGCCTTCGACGATCTGGGCCACCTCACCACCCAGTCGGTCACAGCCTCCGACACCAACGGCCACCGCCGCATCCAGTCCCGCACCTACACCTACCGGGCCGACGGAAATCTGATCGGCATCGACGACCAGCTCGCCGGCTCCCGCCACTTCGACGTGAACGATGCGGGTCGCGTCACGGCCGTGCACGCGGCGAACTGGACCGAGTCGTACGCCTACGACGAGGCGGGCAACCAGACGGCGGCTTCGTGGCCGGCCGATCACCCCGGTCACGAAGCGACAGGCCCACGCACCTACACGGGCACGCGCATCACCCGCGCCGGCGGGGTCCGCTACGAACACGACGCGCTCGGCCGCGTCACGCTCCGCCAGAAGACCCGCTTGTCCCGCAAGCCGGACACGTGGCGCTACGAGTGGGACGCGGAGGACCGCCTCACCTCGACCGTCACTCCCGACGGCACGCGCTGGCGCTACACATACGACCCGCTGGGCCGCCGCACGGCGAAACTCCGCCTGGCTGCCGACGGCGAGACGGTCGTCGAACGGGTGGACTTCACCTGGGACGGCACAACGCTCTGCGAACAGACGACGACGTCACCGGAACTGCCACACCCGGTCACGCTCACGTGGGACCACCAGGGCCTACGCCCCATCGCCCAGACCGAACGCATCAGCGCGGCGGGCGCGGACACCCCCCAGTCGGAAATCGACTCCCGCTTCTTCGCGATCGTCACCGACTTGGTCGGCACGCCGAGCGAACTCGTGGACGAACAGGGCGAGATCGCATGGCACACGCGAAGCACGTTGTGGGGCACGACGGCCTGGTCATCTGACAGCACGACGTACACGCCCCTGCGCTTCCCGGGCCAGTACTTCGACCCGGAGACGGGGCTGCATTACAACTACTTCCGGCATTACGACCCGGAGACGGCGCGATACCTCAGCGCCGATCCTCTCGGCCTCACACCGGCACCAAACCCTGCCGCCTATATCGACAATCCGCACACCTGGACCGACCCTCTAGGGCTGGCTCCGGACTATCACGAATTCCACACCGTCCAGGACCCTCAGAACGCTGCGCGCCTCAAGAGAGACGGTACGCCTTGGCCTGATGCAGAAAATCGAGGCCACTACGGAGAGGGAGTCTACTCGTGGGAAACAAGAGCAGAAGCAGAAAGATACGCAGAACGCCTCAGGTCACGGGGGGCAGAAGTGGAGGTAATGACATTCAAGATCAGCGATCACGACTTCTCGGGCCTGAAGAAGATTGACCTCTTCAAGCTCAACGAACAAGCTGCGGAGAATTTCGCGAATGCCCATAGTAGGCTGTGGGGAGACGGACTGCCTCACGACTTCGACTACATTCGCGCCCCAACAGGAATGGGTCCGGAGAATGTATTCAACAAGAGGATTTTCCATCTATTGAACTTTGGGGACTGA
- a CDS encoding ATP-binding protein — MPVTLSACPAHADRTAPTPENLTYSLTLPSTLTSPAMARAATRTLLAAHGLRDILDAALQAIAELTATACQFTASPEIYVSLRYREDALRLITYDSHPRHANARVAAACEARRRAALRLLACVTRTCGGDWGFGPAREPGGGTRMWATLPRTGTASAYGGPGVVSPR; from the coding sequence ATGCCGGTCACCCTCTCCGCCTGCCCCGCGCACGCGGACCGTACGGCCCCCACGCCCGAGAACCTCACGTACAGCCTCACCCTCCCCTCCACGCTCACGTCACCCGCGATGGCCCGCGCAGCGACCCGCACGCTGCTCGCGGCGCACGGACTGCGCGACATCCTGGACGCGGCGCTTCAGGCGATCGCCGAACTGACAGCCACGGCCTGCCAATTCACCGCCTCGCCCGAGATCTACGTATCGCTGCGCTATCGCGAGGACGCGCTGCGCCTGATCACGTACGACAGCCACCCGCGCCACGCGAACGCCCGGGTCGCCGCGGCCTGCGAGGCCCGGCGCCGGGCGGCGTTGCGCCTGCTGGCCTGCGTCACCCGCACTTGTGGGGGTGACTGGGGATTCGGCCCGGCACGTGAACCGGGCGGCGGTACGCGCATGTGGGCGACGCTCCCGCGTACTGGTACGGCGTCGGCGTACGGCGGGCCGGGTGTGGTCAGTCCGCGGTGA
- a CDS encoding helix-turn-helix domain-containing protein, which translates to MPPRTTPTERQKRLGSELRKMRLAAGVTAEQAAGLLGLDRAKISNIETGIRTINPDRLRTLACNCDCSDTAYVDALAEMARPNGRGWWERYRGALSADLLNIAELESYAARMRTTHTSHIPGLLQTSTHAIELFRAVLPPLPEQEVALRLAYRVERQGVLDGDDASEYVGIVHEAALRMQFGGAKVAREQLDHLLMVSERPNVQLLIIPFTAGTFPGAGQTVNYLEGPVPQLDTVQVDSSHGPEFLGDEAQLAKYRAHLDWMERIALAPALSRDFIHAIARNL; encoded by the coding sequence ATGCCACCGAGGACCACGCCCACGGAGCGTCAGAAGCGCCTGGGCAGCGAGCTGCGCAAGATGCGGTTGGCCGCCGGGGTCACTGCAGAGCAGGCCGCCGGGCTGCTCGGCCTGGACCGGGCGAAGATCTCCAACATCGAGACCGGCATCCGCACGATCAATCCCGACCGGCTGCGCACTCTCGCCTGCAACTGCGACTGCTCGGACACGGCCTACGTCGATGCGCTGGCCGAAATGGCCCGACCCAACGGTCGTGGTTGGTGGGAGCGATATCGCGGTGCCCTGTCCGCCGACCTCCTCAACATCGCCGAGCTGGAGTCGTACGCCGCCCGGATGCGTACCACCCACACGTCGCACATCCCAGGTCTGCTTCAGACCAGCACCCACGCCATAGAGCTCTTCCGGGCAGTGCTGCCTCCGTTGCCCGAGCAAGAGGTGGCCTTACGACTCGCCTATCGCGTCGAGAGGCAGGGAGTTCTCGACGGCGACGACGCCTCTGAGTATGTGGGCATCGTCCATGAGGCCGCCTTGCGCATGCAGTTCGGCGGCGCCAAGGTCGCCCGCGAACAGCTCGACCATCTCCTGATGGTCTCCGAGCGACCCAATGTGCAACTGCTGATCATTCCGTTCACCGCGGGCACGTTCCCCGGGGCCGGGCAGACGGTGAACTACCTCGAAGGTCCCGTACCGCAACTGGACACTGTCCAGGTGGACAGCTCGCATGGTCCGGAATTCCTAGGGGATGAGGCGCAGTTGGCCAAGTACCGTGCCCACTTGGACTGGATGGAGCGCATCGCCCTGGCGCCTGCGCTCTCACGCGACTTCATCCACGCCATCGCCCGCAACCTGTGA
- a CDS encoding Nramp family divalent metal transporter, producing the protein MADTTGTTGTGTGTAHLNSRPRKSSWKYIGPGIVVAATGVGAGDLVATLIAGSNFGYTLLWAAVIGCLVKISLAEAAGRWHLSTGRTLFDGWASLGRWTTYFFVVYVVVWGFVYGAAAMSSSALPLQALFPDVFPADWSIKPWAIICGLIGLVFVWFNKYAVFEKVMTVLVGVMFVVTVYLAIRVTPHLGDAFAGLLPVLPDEKDSILNTLGLIGGVGGTITLAAYGYWVNAKGWTNARWMKVMRLDNRVAYITTGIFVVAMLFVGAELLHASHTSIASGDKGLIDLTAILQAQYGTATAKLFLIGFFATSFTSLIGVWHGVSLMFADFVERYRRTRVRADRVSVTGEDVATGRREKGWPFRAYLLWLTFPPIVLLFQGQPFRLIILYGVLGAAFMPFLSLTLIWLLNSSRTPREWRNSWLSNGMLAVAGLLFIVLCAQQIWDQPWSEFF; encoded by the coding sequence ATGGCGGACACCACAGGCACCACAGGAACGGGAACCGGCACCGCTCACCTCAACTCACGCCCCCGCAAGTCGAGTTGGAAGTACATCGGCCCCGGCATCGTCGTCGCCGCGACGGGCGTCGGCGCCGGCGACCTGGTCGCCACGCTGATCGCGGGCAGCAACTTCGGCTACACCCTGCTGTGGGCGGCGGTGATCGGCTGTCTGGTCAAGATCAGCCTGGCGGAGGCGGCGGGCCGCTGGCACCTGTCGACGGGCCGCACCCTGTTCGACGGCTGGGCGAGCCTGGGCCGCTGGACGACGTACTTCTTCGTCGTCTACGTCGTCGTCTGGGGCTTCGTGTACGGCGCGGCGGCGATGTCGTCGAGCGCGCTGCCGCTCCAGGCCCTGTTCCCGGACGTGTTCCCGGCCGACTGGTCGATCAAGCCGTGGGCGATCATCTGCGGCCTGATCGGCCTCGTCTTCGTCTGGTTCAACAAGTACGCGGTCTTCGAGAAGGTCATGACGGTCCTCGTGGGCGTCATGTTCGTCGTCACGGTCTACCTGGCGATCCGGGTGACCCCGCACCTCGGCGACGCGTTCGCGGGCCTGCTCCCCGTACTCCCCGACGAGAAGGACTCGATCCTCAACACACTCGGCCTGATCGGCGGCGTCGGCGGCACCATCACTCTGGCCGCGTACGGCTATTGGGTCAACGCGAAGGGCTGGACGAACGCGCGCTGGATGAAGGTCATGCGCCTGGACAACCGGGTCGCGTACATCACGACGGGCATCTTCGTCGTGGCGATGCTCTTCGTGGGCGCTGAACTTCTCCACGCCTCGCACACGTCGATCGCGTCGGGCGACAAGGGCCTGATCGACCTGACGGCGATCCTCCAGGCGCAGTACGGCACGGCAACGGCCAAGCTCTTCCTGATCGGCTTCTTCGCGACGTCCTTCACGTCTTTGATCGGGGTGTGGCACGGGGTGAGCCTGATGTTCGCGGACTTCGTGGAGCGCTACCGCCGGACGCGCGTCCGCGCGGACCGGGTGTCGGTGACGGGCGAGGACGTGGCAACGGGCCGACGAGAGAAGGGCTGGCCGTTCCGTGCCTACCTCCTCTGGCTCACGTTCCCCCCGATCGTCCTCCTCTTCCAGGGCCAGCCGTTCCGCCTGATCATCTTGTACGGGGTCCTGGGCGCGGCCTTCATGCCCTTCCTGTCCCTGACCTTGATCTGGCTCCTCAACTCATCCCGGACACCCAGGGAATGGCGCAACAGCTGGCTGAGCAACGGCATGCTGGCGGTGGCGGGCCTGCTGTTCATCGTCCTGTGCGCGCAACAGATCTGGGACCAGCCGTGGTCGGAGTTCTTCTGA
- a CDS encoding GntP family permease, which produces MPLIPLAATAPAPAPPHTGGLLTIIGGTAGLLTCAALGIILLLFLIIKVRLQPFLALLTVSIAVGLAAGLSVTELFGTVQKSDAVSLIESGMGGTLGHVAIIIGLGTMLGAVLEVSGGAEVLASRLLNLFGEKRAPLAMGLTGLIFGIPVFFDVGIFVLAPIVYAAAKRGGKSIVLYAMPLLAGLSMTHAFLPPHPGPVAAAGLLHVQLGWVILMGIICGIPAVLAAWAWSAWIGKRIFVPVPQDMVEAADEAKAALVEEQRKAGVKPTEKPVPLGTVLAIIGTPLVLILLATFSSIALDPSTVRSVIEFFGHPFVALTIALLLAYYLLGIRRGWSRKSLETVSTASLKPVANILLVVGAGGIFGAVLKGSGVAQALSDTFNDVGLPVIVLAYLISLVLRVAQGSATVAIVTTAGIVLPLIEAGHYSQPFTALVIMAISAGSIFASHVNDGGFWMVSKYFGISERDTLKTWTVLESVLSVAGFAVAAVISLFV; this is translated from the coding sequence ATGCCCCTCATACCGCTCGCCGCGACCGCCCCCGCCCCCGCGCCACCCCACACCGGTGGTCTCCTGACGATCATCGGTGGCACCGCGGGCCTGCTCACCTGCGCAGCGCTCGGCATCATCCTTCTGCTCTTCCTGATCATCAAGGTCAGGCTCCAGCCCTTCCTGGCCCTCCTGACGGTCTCCATAGCCGTCGGCCTCGCGGCCGGCCTCTCCGTCACCGAGCTGTTCGGCACCGTCCAGAAGTCCGACGCCGTCTCCCTCATCGAGTCCGGCATGGGCGGCACCCTCGGTCATGTGGCGATCATCATCGGACTCGGCACCATGCTCGGCGCGGTGCTCGAAGTCTCCGGCGGCGCCGAGGTGTTGGCGTCCCGCCTCCTGAACCTCTTCGGCGAGAAGCGCGCCCCCCTCGCCATGGGCCTCACCGGCCTCATCTTCGGTATCCCGGTCTTCTTCGACGTCGGCATCTTCGTCCTCGCGCCGATCGTCTACGCGGCCGCCAAGCGCGGCGGCAAGTCGATCGTCCTCTACGCCATGCCGCTGCTCGCCGGCCTGTCGATGACCCACGCGTTCCTGCCCCCGCACCCCGGCCCCGTCGCCGCCGCCGGACTGCTCCACGTGCAGCTCGGCTGGGTCATCCTCATGGGCATCATCTGCGGCATCCCCGCCGTGCTCGCCGCCTGGGCCTGGTCCGCGTGGATCGGCAAGCGCATCTTCGTGCCCGTCCCGCAGGACATGGTCGAGGCCGCCGACGAGGCGAAGGCCGCGCTCGTCGAGGAGCAGCGCAAGGCCGGCGTGAAGCCGACCGAGAAGCCGGTCCCGCTCGGCACCGTCCTGGCGATCATCGGCACCCCGCTCGTCCTGATCCTCCTGGCCACGTTCTCCTCGATCGCCCTCGACCCCTCCACGGTCCGCTCGGTCATCGAGTTCTTCGGCCACCCCTTCGTCGCCCTGACGATCGCCCTGCTCCTGGCCTACTACCTGCTGGGCATCCGCCGCGGCTGGTCCCGCAAGTCCCTGGAGACGGTGTCCACGGCTTCCCTGAAGCCGGTCGCCAACATCCTCCTGGTGGTCGGCGCGGGCGGCATCTTCGGCGCGGTCCTCAAGGGCAGCGGCGTCGCCCAGGCACTCTCCGACACGTTCAACGACGTGGGCCTGCCCGTCATCGTCCTCGCCTACCTGATCTCCCTGGTCCTGCGCGTCGCCCAGGGCTCGGCCACGGTCGCGATCGTCACGACGGCCGGCATCGTCCTGCCCCTCATCGAGGCGGGCCACTACTCCCAGCCCTTCACCGCCCTGGTCATCATGGCCATCTCGGCGGGCTCCATCTTCGCCTCGCACGTCAACGACGGCGGCTTCTGGATGGTCTCGAAGTACTTCGGCATCTCGGAACGCGACACGCTCAAGACGTGGACGGTCCTCGAATCGGTCCTGTCCGTCGCGGGATTCGCGGTGGCGGCGGTGATCAGCCTGTTCGTCTAG
- a CDS encoding RidA family protein yields MTEKTALTPATHTTPPAKFSHGVKKGNILQVAGQVGFLPAVEGQAPTPAGPTLREQTLQTFANVKAILEEGGATWDDVMMMRVYLTDVDHFAEMNAIYNAYFEEQGLKAPASARTTVYVGLPKGLLIEIDALAVLS; encoded by the coding sequence ATGACCGAGAAGACCGCGCTCACCCCCGCCACGCACACGACCCCGCCCGCGAAGTTCTCGCACGGTGTCAAGAAGGGCAACATCCTTCAGGTCGCGGGCCAGGTCGGCTTCCTGCCGGCCGTGGAGGGCCAGGCCCCCACCCCCGCGGGCCCGACCCTGCGCGAGCAGACCCTCCAGACCTTCGCCAACGTCAAGGCGATCCTCGAAGAGGGCGGCGCCACCTGGGACGACGTCATGATGATGCGCGTCTACCTCACCGACGTCGACCACTTCGCCGAGATGAACGCGATCTACAACGCGTACTTCGAGGAGCAGGGCCTCAAGGCCCCGGCCTCCGCCCGCACCACCGTCTACGTCGGTCTCCCCAAGGGTCTCCTCATCGAGATCGACGCGCTCGCCGTCCTGAGCTGA
- a CDS encoding IclR family transcriptional regulator: protein MSQTVDRALSILPLLAEGPADLGQVADRLGVHKSTALRLLRTLHEHGLVYRQSDQRYRLGARLFALAQEAVENLDVREIAHPHLTALNEKCGHTVHLAVYEENEVLYIDKVESRYPVRMYSRIGKPVAITVAAVAKLLLADLPEAERRAIAEKLDYPTYTARSTPNAGAFLKELAVVREQGWATDLGGHEESINCVGAPIRGADGRVVAAMSVSAPNVVVTAEELLTLLPLVRRTADAISREYSGAVPVSKEAPTKAAGKEAPTKEVTSR from the coding sequence ATGAGCCAGACAGTCGACCGAGCGCTGAGCATCCTGCCGCTGCTCGCCGAGGGCCCCGCCGACCTGGGCCAGGTCGCCGACCGCCTCGGCGTCCACAAGTCCACGGCCCTGCGCCTGCTGCGCACCCTCCACGAACACGGCCTGGTCTACCGCCAGTCCGACCAGCGCTACCGCCTCGGCGCGCGCCTGTTCGCCCTCGCCCAGGAAGCTGTCGAGAACCTCGACGTCCGCGAGATCGCCCACCCCCACCTGACCGCGCTCAACGAGAAGTGCGGCCACACGGTCCACCTCGCCGTGTACGAGGAGAACGAGGTCCTCTACATCGACAAGGTGGAGAGCCGCTACCCCGTCCGCATGTACTCGCGCATCGGGAAGCCGGTGGCCATCACGGTCGCCGCCGTCGCCAAGCTCCTCCTCGCCGACCTCCCCGAAGCCGAGCGCCGCGCCATCGCCGAGAAGCTCGACTACCCCACGTACACGGCCCGTTCGACCCCGAACGCCGGCGCCTTCCTCAAGGAACTCGCCGTCGTCCGCGAACAGGGCTGGGCCACCGACCTCGGCGGCCACGAGGAGTCCATCAACTGCGTCGGAGCACCCATCCGGGGTGCGGACGGCCGAGTCGTCGCCGCCATGTCGGTCTCCGCACCGAACGTGGTCGTCACGGCCGAGGAACTCCTCACCCTGCTCCCGCTGGTCCGCCGCACGGCCGACGCGATCAGCCGGGAGTACTCCGGAGCCGTACCCGTCTCCAAAGAGGCCCCCACCAAGGCCGCCGGCAAAGAAGCCCCCACAAAGGAAGTCACTTCACGATGA